One genomic window of Bacillus mycoides includes the following:
- a CDS encoding adenylosuccinate synthase, with product MSSVVVVGTQWGDEGKGKITDFLSEHAEVVARYQGGNNAGHTIVFGGVKYKLHLIPSGIFYKEKICVIGNGLVVDPKALLEELKYLHDRGVSTDNLRVSNRAHVILPYHLKQDELEEASKGDNKIGTTKKGIGPAYMDKAARIGIRMADLLDREAFKEKLERNLVEKNRLFEKMYDTEGFSVEEIFEEYFEYGQQIAHYVCDTSVVLNDALDNNHRVLFEGAQGVMLDIDHGTYPFVTSSNPIAGGVTVGTGVGPAKVTRVVGVCKAYTSRVGDGPFPTELNDEIGHQIREVGREYGTTTGRPRRVGWFDSVVVRHARRVSGLTDLSLNSIDVLTGIPTLKICVAYKYNGEVIDEVPANLNILAKCEPVYEELPGWEEDITGVKSLDELPENARKYVERVSELTGIQLSMFSVGPDRNQTNIVRNVYEA from the coding sequence ATGTCTTCAGTAGTAGTTGTAGGAACACAATGGGGCGACGAAGGAAAAGGTAAAATCACTGATTTTCTTTCTGAGCATGCGGAAGTAGTTGCAAGATATCAAGGTGGAAATAACGCGGGACATACAATTGTTTTCGGCGGAGTTAAATATAAATTACACTTAATTCCATCTGGTATTTTCTATAAAGAGAAAATTTGTGTAATCGGAAACGGCTTAGTAGTAGATCCGAAAGCATTACTTGAAGAGTTAAAATACTTACATGATCGTGGTGTAAGTACTGATAATTTACGTGTAAGTAACCGTGCGCACGTTATTTTACCTTATCACTTAAAACAAGATGAGTTAGAAGAAGCGAGTAAAGGTGATAACAAGATCGGTACAACGAAAAAAGGTATCGGTCCTGCATATATGGATAAAGCTGCTCGTATCGGTATCCGTATGGCTGATCTTTTAGACCGTGAAGCATTTAAAGAGAAGCTTGAGCGCAATTTAGTGGAAAAAAATCGTTTGTTTGAAAAAATGTACGATACAGAAGGTTTCAGCGTAGAAGAAATCTTTGAAGAGTACTTCGAATACGGACAACAAATCGCACATTACGTATGCGATACATCTGTCGTATTAAATGATGCACTAGATAACAATCATCGTGTATTATTTGAAGGTGCACAAGGTGTTATGCTTGATATCGACCACGGTACGTATCCATTCGTTACATCTTCTAACCCAATTGCTGGTGGTGTAACAGTTGGAACTGGAGTTGGTCCTGCGAAAGTTACTCGCGTTGTAGGTGTATGTAAAGCATATACAAGCCGTGTTGGTGATGGTCCATTCCCTACGGAACTTAATGATGAAATCGGTCATCAAATTCGTGAAGTTGGTCGTGAATACGGAACAACAACTGGTCGTCCGCGCCGCGTAGGTTGGTTTGATAGCGTTGTTGTAAGACATGCACGTCGTGTTAGTGGTTTAACAGACTTATCATTAAACTCTATCGATGTATTAACAGGTATCCCAACTCTTAAAATTTGTGTTGCTTACAAATACAACGGAGAAGTTATCGATGAAGTTCCAGCTAACTTAAACATTTTAGCGAAATGTGAGCCTGTATACGAAGAGCTTCCAGGTTGGGAAGAAGATATTACTGGTGTAAAATCATTAGACGAGCTTCCTGAAAATGCACGAAAATACGTAGAACGTGTTTCTGAATTAACAGGAATCCAATTATCTATGTTCTCAGTTGGACCAGATCGTAATCAAACAAATATCGTTCGTAATGTATACGAAGCTTAA
- the dnaB gene encoding replicative DNA helicase: protein MSDVLADRTPPHNIEAEQAVLGAILIDQDALTSASELLLPDSFYRTKHQKIFEVMLGLSDKGEPIDLVIMTSAMADQGLLEEVGGVSYLAELAEVVPTAANVEYYARIIAEKALLRRLIRTATHIVSDGYEREDDVDGLLNEAEKKILEVSHQTNAKAFQNIKDVLVDAYDKIELLHNQKGEVTGIPTGFTELDKMTAGFQRNDLIIVAARPSVGKTAFSLNIAQNVATKTDENVAIFSLEMGSDQLVMRMLCAEGNIDAQRLRTGSLTSDDWAKLTMAMGSLSNAGIYIDDTPGIKVNEIRAKCRRLKQEQGLGMVLIDYLQLIQGSGKSGENRQQEVSEISRTLKGIARELQVPVIALSQLSRGVESRQDKRPMMSDIRESGSIEQDADIVAFLYREDYYDRETENKNTIEIIIAKQRNGPVGSVELAFVKEFNKFVNLERRFEDGHAPHA from the coding sequence ATGAGTGATGTACTGGCTGATCGTACCCCTCCGCATAATATAGAAGCAGAGCAGGCGGTTTTAGGGGCTATATTGATTGATCAAGATGCATTAACGTCAGCATCAGAGCTGTTACTACCTGACTCGTTCTATCGAACGAAACATCAAAAGATTTTTGAAGTCATGCTTGGGTTGTCTGATAAGGGAGAACCAATCGACTTAGTAATAATGACATCAGCGATGGCTGATCAAGGGTTACTAGAAGAAGTTGGTGGGGTTTCCTATCTAGCAGAATTAGCAGAAGTTGTTCCAACAGCTGCTAACGTAGAATATTATGCACGCATCATCGCTGAAAAGGCACTTTTACGTCGCTTAATTCGAACGGCAACTCATATTGTATCGGATGGATACGAGCGAGAAGATGATGTGGATGGCCTTTTAAATGAGGCTGAGAAAAAAATATTAGAAGTATCACATCAAACAAATGCAAAAGCATTCCAAAACATTAAAGATGTTCTTGTAGATGCTTATGATAAAATTGAACTTTTGCATAATCAAAAAGGTGAAGTTACCGGGATACCAACTGGATTTACTGAATTAGATAAGATGACCGCGGGTTTTCAGCGAAATGATTTAATCATTGTAGCAGCTCGTCCGTCGGTGGGGAAAACTGCATTTTCATTAAATATCGCACAGAACGTAGCGACGAAAACGGATGAAAATGTAGCGATTTTTAGTTTGGAGATGGGCTCTGATCAGCTTGTTATGCGTATGCTTTGTGCAGAAGGAAATATTGATGCGCAAAGACTTCGTACCGGTTCATTAACTTCTGATGATTGGGCGAAATTAACAATGGCGATGGGTAGCCTTTCGAATGCTGGTATATATATTGATGATACACCAGGGATTAAAGTAAATGAGATTCGAGCAAAATGTCGTAGATTAAAGCAAGAACAAGGTCTTGGGATGGTTTTGATTGACTATTTACAGCTTATTCAAGGAAGTGGGAAATCAGGAGAAAACCGTCAGCAGGAAGTATCTGAGATTTCTCGTACATTAAAAGGGATTGCACGTGAATTGCAAGTACCTGTTATCGCCTTGTCGCAGTTATCTCGTGGTGTAGAATCTCGTCAAGATAAACGTCCGATGATGTCTGACATTCGTGAATCAGGAAGTATCGAGCAGGATGCTGACATTGTAGCCTTCCTATATCGTGAAGATTACTATGATCGTGAAACAGAAAATAAAAATACAATTGAAATTATCATTGCAAAACAACGTAATGGTCCAGTAGGTTCAGTAGAGCTTGCGTTTGTTAAGGAATTTAATAAATTCGTCAACTTAGAACGCCGCTTTGAGGATGGACATGCACCGCACGCATAA
- the rplI gene encoding 50S ribosomal protein L9 has protein sequence MKVIFLKDVKGKGKKGEIKNVPDGYANNFLLKQGLAAEATNSSVKTLDAQKRKEEKDAAAELENAKQLKETLEKLTVELKAKSGEGGRLFGSITSKQIVDAMQKSHKIKLDKRKFEMDDAIRALGYTNVTVKLHPQVTAAVKVHVSEQ, from the coding sequence ATGAAAGTAATTTTTCTAAAAGACGTAAAAGGTAAAGGTAAAAAAGGAGAAATAAAAAACGTACCAGACGGTTATGCAAATAATTTCTTACTAAAACAGGGGTTAGCTGCCGAAGCGACAAACAGCAGTGTGAAAACTTTAGATGCTCAAAAGCGCAAAGAGGAAAAAGATGCAGCAGCAGAGCTTGAAAATGCAAAACAATTAAAAGAAACACTAGAGAAATTAACTGTAGAATTAAAGGCAAAATCTGGAGAAGGTGGCCGTTTATTTGGTTCTATTACAAGCAAACAAATTGTAGATGCAATGCAAAAATCACACAAGATTAAACTTGATAAACGTAAATTTGAAATGGACGATGCAATACGTGCATTAGGTTATACAAACGTCACTGTAAAATTGCATCCGCAAGTAACAGCGGCAGTAAAAGTTCATGTTAGTGAACAATAA
- a CDS encoding DHH family phosphoesterase, with protein MPEFYKKQWFLYPVYVLAFFVLVLISILCYFHLIMGISSFFVFSIVFFLVIRFELTFQRNFEKYTTDMITRVKKVSNEAFNQMPIGILLYNKEYGIDWANPYLSSCLGQHALAGWHLYDVSETLLLFIKGETSDDIVSLNSRKFRVFVRKEEKLIYFFDVTEQTEIEKMYEDQRTVLAVIYLDNYDEVTQGLDDQLRTNITSLVTSRLNEWAVKYGAYLKRASSERFFVVLNESILAQMEKGKFSILDQVREETSKRNIPLTLSVGVGSGDLPLSELGAMAQSGLDLALGRGGDQVAIKQATGKVKFYGGKTNPVEKRTRVRARVISHALKDLVLESSNVIIMGHRAPDMDAIGAAIGILKVAQLNERKGYIVLDENDSDKGIKRLMDKVKQNEELWSHFITPGQAMEFANDDSLLVVVDTHKPSMVMDEKLLHKIENVVVIDHHRRGEDFIEDPLLVYMEPYASSTAELVTELLEYQPKNLKMTMLEATALLAGIIVDTKSFTFRTGARTFDAASYLRSHGADTVLVQELLKEDMGQYLRVAKAIKNAYIYKNGIAIAKVDGDEYYDQVLIAQSADTLLTMTGIIASFVIAKRGENFIGISGRSLGELNVQLIMENLGGGGHLTNAATQMKNVTVDEAEEKLRFVIDDYLQGGTQS; from the coding sequence ATGCCTGAATTTTATAAGAAACAGTGGTTTTTATATCCTGTTTACGTATTGGCATTTTTTGTGTTGGTGCTAATCTCGATTCTCTGTTATTTCCACTTAATTATGGGGATATCTTCCTTTTTTGTTTTTAGCATCGTTTTCTTTTTAGTTATACGATTTGAACTTACCTTTCAAAGGAACTTTGAAAAGTATACGACAGATATGATTACTAGGGTAAAAAAAGTGAGTAACGAAGCATTCAACCAGATGCCAATTGGTATATTGTTATACAATAAGGAGTATGGGATTGATTGGGCAAATCCTTACTTGTCTTCATGTTTGGGGCAACACGCATTAGCTGGGTGGCATCTGTACGATGTATCAGAAACATTACTCCTTTTTATTAAAGGAGAGACTTCTGATGATATAGTATCTTTAAATAGTCGGAAGTTCCGTGTGTTTGTAAGGAAAGAAGAAAAACTAATTTATTTTTTTGATGTAACTGAGCAAACAGAGATTGAAAAAATGTATGAGGATCAGCGCACTGTTTTGGCTGTTATTTATTTAGATAATTACGATGAAGTTACACAAGGGTTAGATGATCAATTACGTACGAATATAACAAGTCTTGTGACGTCACGTCTAAATGAATGGGCCGTTAAGTATGGTGCATATTTGAAACGTGCATCTTCAGAAAGATTCTTCGTTGTACTAAATGAAAGTATTTTAGCGCAAATGGAGAAAGGGAAATTTAGTATTTTGGATCAAGTGCGTGAAGAAACGTCAAAAAGGAATATACCACTTACATTAAGTGTTGGTGTTGGCTCAGGTGATTTACCTTTATCGGAGCTTGGAGCGATGGCTCAATCTGGTTTAGACCTTGCATTAGGACGAGGAGGAGACCAAGTAGCTATTAAACAAGCAACGGGTAAAGTTAAGTTTTACGGTGGCAAGACGAACCCGGTCGAAAAGCGTACTCGTGTACGTGCTAGAGTTATTTCGCATGCATTAAAGGATTTAGTATTAGAAAGCAGTAATGTCATTATAATGGGGCATAGAGCCCCTGATATGGATGCGATTGGTGCAGCGATTGGTATTTTAAAGGTAGCTCAATTAAATGAGCGCAAAGGATATATTGTATTAGATGAAAATGATTCTGATAAAGGAATCAAACGTTTGATGGATAAAGTGAAACAAAATGAAGAGTTATGGTCACATTTTATTACACCAGGGCAAGCGATGGAATTTGCAAATGATGATTCATTACTTGTTGTTGTTGATACGCATAAACCTTCAATGGTGATGGATGAAAAACTGTTACATAAGATTGAAAATGTAGTAGTTATTGACCATCATCGCCGTGGAGAAGATTTCATTGAAGATCCATTACTTGTTTATATGGAGCCATACGCTTCTTCAACGGCAGAGCTTGTTACAGAGTTACTTGAGTATCAACCGAAAAATTTAAAGATGACCATGTTAGAAGCAACGGCATTGTTAGCTGGTATTATTGTTGATACGAAAAGTTTTACATTCCGTACAGGCGCTCGTACATTTGATGCCGCTTCTTATTTACGCTCGCATGGCGCAGACACTGTACTTGTACAAGAACTTTTAAAAGAAGATATGGGTCAGTATTTACGAGTTGCAAAAGCCATTAAAAATGCGTACATTTATAAAAATGGAATTGCGATTGCTAAAGTTGATGGTGATGAATATTATGACCAAGTACTTATTGCACAATCAGCAGACACATTATTGACAATGACAGGTATCATTGCATCATTTGTTATTGCAAAACGTGGAGAAAATTTCATTGGAATTAGTGGTAGATCTTTAGGTGAATTGAATGTACAGCTAATTATGGAAAATTTAGGAGGTGGCGGGCATTTAACAAATGCAGCCACACAAATGAAAAATGTTACAGTAGATGAAGCGGAGGAGAAGCTTCGATTTGTTATTGATGACTATTTACAGGGAGGCACACAATCATGA
- a CDS encoding YybS family protein: MKNTRFITEGAALLATYAILLLVSRYVPILGTMVTFVLPLPFILLTVRHKLSNILVIFVAALFITVIVSQPIGLIKTVMFGLIGVVLGYMYKKGKKPVEILIAGTLAYLIGIMLIYVGSIKFFNIDLMKQMQNIFSESVAQSEKIANAAGMPVSKEQKELLAQMNDISQTLLPSILVLVSVCFSWITVLISGSVLRKLKHDVTPWPKFKDIQLPKSIVWYYVIFILLATFIKVEPTSYLHMVFSNLYVIFALLLVLQGLTFITFLAHRKGFTRGIPIISFIICMFIPMLFPLVTILGIIDLGISLRSKIGE, translated from the coding sequence ATGAAAAATACAAGATTTATTACTGAGGGTGCAGCGTTATTGGCTACATATGCTATTTTGTTACTTGTATCTAGGTATGTTCCAATTTTAGGCACAATGGTAACGTTTGTGTTGCCGTTACCATTTATATTATTAACAGTAAGACATAAACTATCTAATATACTCGTGATTTTTGTAGCGGCACTTTTTATTACAGTTATTGTGAGTCAGCCGATTGGTCTCATAAAGACAGTGATGTTTGGGTTAATAGGTGTCGTATTAGGATATATGTATAAAAAAGGGAAAAAACCAGTGGAGATATTGATAGCTGGAACGCTTGCGTATTTAATTGGTATAATGCTCATTTATGTTGGAAGTATAAAATTTTTCAACATAGATTTAATGAAGCAAATGCAAAATATATTTAGTGAAAGCGTGGCGCAAAGTGAAAAGATAGCAAATGCTGCTGGTATGCCAGTTAGTAAGGAACAAAAAGAGTTACTTGCACAAATGAATGATATATCACAAACGTTACTTCCAAGTATACTTGTGCTAGTTTCTGTATGTTTTTCTTGGATTACAGTGCTAATATCAGGTAGTGTTTTGAGAAAGTTAAAGCACGACGTTACACCTTGGCCTAAATTTAAAGATATACAATTGCCAAAGAGTATTGTCTGGTATTACGTCATATTTATTTTGTTAGCAACTTTTATAAAAGTAGAACCAACATCATATTTACATATGGTATTTTCTAACCTATATGTAATCTTTGCTTTGCTGCTCGTCTTGCAAGGGTTAACGTTTATCACCTTTTTAGCACACAGAAAAGGTTTTACGAGAGGTATTCCTATTATTAGTTTTATTATATGTATGTTTATTCCAATGCTGTTTCCTCTTGTGACAATCTTAGGTATAATTGATTTAGGGATTTCATTGCGTTCTAAAATAGGGGAATAA
- the rpsR gene encoding 30S ribosomal protein S18: MAGRKGGRAKRRKVCFFTSNGITRIDYKDVDLLKRFVSERGKILPRRVTGTSAKYQRKLTVAIKRARQMALLPYVGE, translated from the coding sequence ATGGCAGGACGCAAAGGTGGACGTGCGAAGCGTCGTAAGGTGTGTTTCTTCACATCTAACGGCATCACTCGCATTGACTATAAAGATGTTGATTTATTAAAACGTTTCGTTTCTGAGCGTGGTAAAATTTTACCTCGTCGTGTAACAGGAACAAGCGCGAAATACCAACGCAAACTTACAGTTGCAATTAAACGTGCTCGTCAAATGGCACTTTTACCATATGTTGGTGAATAA
- the ssb gene encoding single-stranded DNA-binding protein has translation MMNRVILVGRLTKDPDLRYTPNGVAVATFTLAVNRAFANQQGEREADFINCVIWRKQAENVANYLKKGSLAGVDGRLQTRNYDGQDGKRVYVTEVLAESVQFLEPRNGGGEQRGSFNQQPSGAGFGNQSSNPFGQSSNPGNSGNTGNSGFTKNDDPFSNVGQPIDISDDDLPF, from the coding sequence TTGATGAATCGTGTTATCCTCGTTGGTCGTTTAACTAAGGACCCTGACTTACGTTACACGCCCAATGGTGTTGCAGTAGCTACTTTTACGTTAGCTGTGAATCGCGCATTTGCGAATCAACAAGGTGAGCGTGAAGCTGACTTTATTAATTGTGTAATATGGCGTAAACAAGCAGAAAACGTGGCAAATTATTTGAAAAAAGGTAGCTTAGCAGGCGTAGACGGACGTCTTCAAACTCGTAATTACGATGGACAAGATGGTAAACGTGTATATGTAACAGAAGTTCTTGCGGAGAGCGTACAATTTTTAGAGCCGCGTAATGGCGGTGGGGAGCAACGTGGTTCATTCAATCAGCAACCATCAGGAGCTGGTTTCGGTAACCAAAGCTCTAACCCATTTGGTCAATCTAGTAATCCCGGTAACTCAGGTAACACTGGTAACTCTGGATTTACGAAGAATGACGATCCATTTTCGAATGTTGGTCAACCGATTGACATTTCGGACGACGATTTACCATTTTAA
- the rpsF gene encoding 30S ribosomal protein S6 encodes MRKYEIMYIIRPGVEEEAQKALVERFAGVLTNNGAEIINTKEWGKRRLAYEINDLREGFYMILNVNSNAEAINEFDRLAKINEDILRHIVVKEEEK; translated from the coding sequence ATGAGAAAGTACGAAATTATGTACATCATTCGTCCTGGCGTTGAAGAAGAAGCTCAAAAAGCTTTAGTTGAACGTTTTGCAGGTGTTTTAACAAACAATGGTGCAGAAATCATTAACACGAAAGAGTGGGGTAAGCGTCGTTTAGCTTACGAAATCAACGACTTACGTGAAGGTTTCTACATGATCTTAAACGTGAACTCTAACGCAGAAGCGATTAACGAATTCGACCGTTTAGCTAAGATCAACGAAGACATCCTTCGTCATATCGTTGTTAAAGAAGAAGAAAAATAA
- the ychF gene encoding redox-regulated ATPase YchF produces the protein MGLTAGIVGLPNVGKSTLFNAITQAGAESANYPFCTIDPNVGIVEVPDERLNKLTELVEPKKTVPTVFEFTDIAGIVKGASKGEGLGNKFLSHIRQVDAICQVVRCFEDENITHVSGKVDPIDDIETINLELILADLESVDKRIERVAKLARQKDKEAVYEHEILVRLKEAFEEGKPARTVEFTEEQMKIVKGLHLLTTKEMLYVANVSEDDIMDPSDNKYVQMVKEFAANENSQVIVVCAKIESEIAELDEEEKKVFLEELGIEESGLDQLIRAAYDLLGLATYFTAGVQEVRAWTFKQGMKAPQCAGVIHTDFERGFIRAETVSYTDLMTNGSMTAAKEAGKVRLEGKEYIVKDGDVMHFRFNV, from the coding sequence ATGGGATTAACGGCTGGGATTGTTGGATTACCTAACGTAGGGAAGTCCACTTTATTTAATGCAATTACACAAGCAGGAGCAGAATCTGCGAACTATCCATTCTGTACAATCGATCCAAACGTAGGGATTGTAGAAGTACCAGATGAGCGTTTAAATAAATTAACGGAATTAGTAGAACCGAAAAAAACTGTTCCAACTGTATTCGAATTTACTGATATCGCAGGTATCGTAAAAGGTGCGAGTAAAGGTGAAGGGTTAGGAAATAAATTCTTATCTCACATTCGTCAAGTAGATGCAATTTGCCAAGTTGTTCGTTGTTTTGAAGATGAAAATATTACGCATGTTTCAGGAAAAGTAGATCCAATTGATGACATTGAAACAATCAACTTAGAGCTAATCTTAGCGGATTTGGAATCTGTTGATAAACGTATCGAACGAGTTGCGAAGTTAGCAAGACAAAAAGATAAAGAAGCTGTATATGAGCATGAAATTTTAGTTCGTTTAAAAGAAGCTTTCGAAGAGGGAAAACCAGCTCGTACTGTTGAATTTACAGAAGAGCAAATGAAGATTGTTAAAGGCCTTCATTTACTTACAACGAAAGAAATGCTATACGTAGCAAACGTAAGTGAAGATGATATTATGGATCCTTCTGACAATAAATATGTACAAATGGTAAAAGAATTTGCAGCAAATGAAAATTCACAAGTAATTGTTGTATGTGCAAAAATCGAATCAGAAATTGCTGAGTTAGATGAGGAAGAGAAGAAAGTATTCCTTGAAGAACTAGGTATTGAAGAATCTGGTTTAGATCAATTAATTCGCGCTGCATATGACTTATTAGGACTTGCTACTTACTTCACAGCTGGTGTGCAAGAAGTACGTGCATGGACGTTTAAACAAGGTATGAAAGCACCACAATGTGCTGGTGTTATTCATACGGACTTTGAACGTGGATTTATTCGTGCGGAAACAGTTTCTTATACTGATTTAATGACAAATGGCTCTATGACAGCTGCAAAAGAAGCTGGAAAAGTACGTTTAGAAGGAAAAGAGTATATCGTAAAAGACGGAGATGTTATGCACTTCCGCTTTAACGTTTAA
- a CDS encoding DUF951 domain-containing protein, with protein sequence MEQKQYNLYDVVEMKKAHPCGENRWKIIRMGMDIRVKCEGCDHSVMIPRREFDRKVKKILVKHEE encoded by the coding sequence ATGGAGCAAAAGCAATATAACTTGTACGATGTTGTGGAAATGAAGAAAGCCCATCCATGTGGTGAAAATCGCTGGAAGATTATTCGTATGGGAATGGATATCCGCGTTAAGTGCGAGGGGTGTGACCATTCGGTAATGATTCCTCGAAGAGAGTTTGATCGTAAGGTAAAAAAAATACTTGTGAAGCATGAAGAATAG
- a CDS encoding mechanosensitive ion channel family protein yields the protein MDLALKWFQSIDWTNIGVKSLKIIVILILGAIVVRVARAIVRNAFRMGSRSPIQISERRTVTVAKLLENIVAYVVMFIMLIAILGVFDINASGLLAGAGVIGLAVGFGAQSLVKDVITGLFILLEDQFSVGDYVRIGQFEGTVLEIGLRTTKMKSWTGEIHIIPNGSIVQVTNFSVSNSVAFVDVSISYESDIVRAEQVIEDLLVELPEKYEKMVTTPQLLGVQTLAASEVVLRVIAEVEPMQHAVIARALRKEIKNRLDLHGIEIPYPRMVLYSREELVSEKAI from the coding sequence ATGGATTTAGCGTTGAAATGGTTTCAGTCCATTGATTGGACGAATATAGGTGTGAAATCACTAAAAATAATCGTTATTTTAATACTTGGTGCAATCGTTGTGCGAGTTGCGAGGGCAATTGTACGAAATGCGTTTCGTATGGGAAGCCGTTCGCCGATTCAAATTTCAGAACGTCGTACAGTTACGGTAGCGAAGTTGCTTGAAAATATTGTGGCATACGTTGTTATGTTCATTATGTTAATTGCAATTTTAGGTGTGTTTGATATTAATGCGTCAGGTCTATTAGCCGGTGCTGGGGTAATTGGTTTAGCAGTCGGTTTTGGTGCACAAAGTTTAGTTAAAGATGTTATTACAGGATTATTTATTTTGTTAGAGGATCAATTTTCAGTAGGTGATTATGTAAGGATAGGTCAATTTGAAGGAACCGTTTTGGAAATAGGACTACGTACAACGAAGATGAAGAGCTGGACAGGTGAAATTCATATAATACCAAATGGTAGTATTGTACAAGTAACGAACTTTTCCGTTAGCAATAGTGTAGCATTTGTTGATGTATCTATTTCTTATGAAAGTGATATAGTACGAGCGGAGCAAGTTATTGAAGATTTATTAGTTGAATTACCAGAAAAATATGAGAAGATGGTAACAACACCTCAATTGCTAGGTGTTCAAACATTGGCAGCGTCTGAAGTTGTATTACGTGTTATTGCTGAAGTTGAGCCGATGCAGCATGCAGTTATTGCGAGGGCTCTTCGCAAAGAGATTAAAAATCGTCTTGATTTACATGGGATTGAAATTCCATACCCACGTATGGTTTTATATAGTCGCGAAGAATTAGTTAGTGAAAAAGCAATTTAA
- the yyaC gene encoding spore protease YyaC codes for MNIRSFRLPFFEKETQNVMHHDLEASETISNFLLSHIPIKTNMPLILVCIGTDRSTGDALGPLVGTKLEQIEIKNLQVFGTLDEPIHALNLEDKIQNIQKENPTSFIIAVDACLGKSQSIGSITTGKGPSKPGAAMNKKLPEIGDLHIHGIVNLNGFMEFFVLQNTRLSLVMKMADVIAQSIKETDQKLSALKKANHL; via the coding sequence ATGAATATTAGAAGTTTTCGCTTACCTTTTTTTGAAAAAGAAACTCAAAATGTTATGCATCATGACTTAGAAGCCTCTGAGACAATCAGTAATTTCTTACTTTCCCATATTCCCATTAAGACTAATATGCCACTCATTCTCGTTTGTATCGGAACAGACCGTTCCACCGGTGATGCACTTGGTCCATTAGTTGGTACTAAACTAGAACAAATTGAAATCAAAAACCTTCAAGTATTCGGCACACTAGACGAACCAATACATGCACTAAACTTAGAAGATAAAATTCAGAATATACAGAAAGAAAACCCTACTTCATTTATTATTGCTGTTGATGCATGTTTAGGAAAATCTCAAAGTATCGGTTCTATAACTACCGGAAAGGGCCCCAGTAAACCTGGAGCTGCGATGAATAAGAAATTACCTGAAATTGGTGATCTGCATATTCATGGCATCGTAAATTTAAATGGTTTCATGGAGTTTTTCGTACTTCAAAATACAAGACTAAGTTTAGTCATGAAGATGGCTGATGTAATTGCACAAAGTATAAAAGAAACAGACCAAAAATTATCTGCATTAAAAAAAGCAAACCATCTATAA